From the genome of Nocardia sp. NBC_01503, one region includes:
- a CDS encoding carboxymuconolactone decarboxylase family protein, with translation MNSTPATSETRYERGLAVLDQVGGPSGRAVVNSLADIAPDLGRYVVEFGYGDIYGRPGLTLRQRQIITIASLTALGHAAPQLRWHIDGGLNVGLTPAEVVETIIQVGVYAGFPAALNGLTVARAAFADRPEVGNPVLHADIRSDETGAERYQRGLAKFKEVDGDNAEHIFAALADTAPDMGRYIIEFAFADVYSRPGLGLAERELATIAACTTLGTAGPQLRVHLHGFLNVGGTRDEAVEAIIQLGGYAGFPAALNAITAAREVFAARE, from the coding sequence ATGAACTCCACCCCCGCCACCTCCGAAACCCGCTACGAGCGCGGCCTCGCGGTGCTCGACCAGGTCGGCGGCCCGTCCGGTCGCGCTGTGGTGAACAGCCTCGCCGATATCGCCCCGGATCTGGGGCGCTACGTCGTCGAATTCGGTTACGGCGATATCTACGGGCGGCCCGGGCTCACGCTGCGCCAGCGCCAGATCATCACCATCGCCTCGCTCACCGCGCTCGGGCATGCCGCACCGCAGCTGCGCTGGCATATCGACGGCGGTCTCAATGTCGGACTCACTCCGGCCGAGGTGGTCGAGACGATCATTCAGGTCGGCGTGTACGCGGGATTCCCGGCGGCGCTCAACGGTCTGACGGTCGCCCGCGCTGCCTTCGCGGATCGGCCCGAAGTGGGAAATCCGGTGCTGCACGCCGATATTCGCTCCGATGAGACCGGTGCGGAGCGGTATCAGCGCGGCTTGGCCAAGTTCAAGGAGGTCGACGGCGACAACGCCGAGCACATCTTCGCGGCCCTGGCCGATACCGCTCCCGATATGGGCCGCTACATCATCGAATTCGCCTTCGCCGATGTGTATTCGCGGCCCGGCCTCGGTCTTGCGGAGCGCGAACTCGCGACCATCGCGGCCTGTACGACGCTCGGGACGGCGGGTCCGCAGCTCCGTGTCCATCTGCACGGGTTCCTCAATGTCGGCGGCACCCGTGACGAGGCCGTCGAGGCGATCATCCAGCTCGGCGGCTATGCCGGATTCCCGGCCGCGCTCAATGCCATCACCGCCGCTCGCGAGGTGTTCGCGGCCCGGGAGTGA
- a CDS encoding TetR/AcrR family transcriptional regulator — protein MTPPPNPELRSPRSHRAILDSTFELAVRNGYGKLTVEAIAAAAGVGKQTIYRWWPSKGAIALDAINEQMGHLTDFPDTGDIAVDLKTQMTRLTTMLGSEVGIVYRGVIAEAQSDPRLAEAVRDTIVRPRAQLCVQRLEKAIAAGQIRTGIPPRAMVDMLYGPVYYRFLLGTDEVRDAPELVQDILSGLRP, from the coding sequence GTGACTCCCCCACCCAATCCTGAACTCCGCAGCCCCCGATCGCACCGCGCCATCCTCGATTCGACCTTCGAACTCGCGGTGCGCAATGGCTACGGCAAGTTGACCGTCGAGGCCATCGCGGCCGCGGCCGGGGTGGGCAAGCAGACCATCTACCGATGGTGGCCGTCCAAGGGGGCGATCGCGCTCGACGCCATCAACGAGCAGATGGGGCATCTCACCGACTTCCCGGACACCGGGGATATCGCGGTCGACCTGAAAACCCAGATGACCAGGCTGACCACCATGCTCGGCAGCGAAGTCGGCATCGTCTACCGCGGGGTCATCGCCGAGGCGCAGAGTGACCCGCGACTCGCGGAGGCGGTGCGGGACACCATCGTCCGGCCCCGGGCACAGCTGTGCGTACAGCGGCTGGAGAAAGCCATTGCCGCGGGGCAGATTCGCACCGGTATCCCACCCCGCGCCATGGTCGACATGCTGTACGGGCCGGTGTACTACCGCTTCCTACTCGGCACCGACGAGGTGCGCGACGCCCCGGAGTTGGTGCAGGACATCCTGTCCGGGCTGCGACCTTGA
- the ileS gene encoding isoleucine--tRNA ligase, translating to MSGENPTPNAYPRADLGASSGQVSFPELERRVLDYWAADDTFRASIENRSDAAEFVFYDGPPFANGLPHYGHLLTGYVKDLIPRFQTMRGKKVERRFGWDTHGLPAEIEAEKQLGITDKSQIDAMGLAEFNAACKSSVLRYTNEWRNYVTRQARWVDFDNDYKTLDLDFMESVMWAFKSLYDKGLIYQGFRVLPYSWYEQTPLSNQEARLDDSYRMRQDPAVTVDMLLSVPEDHPLHQLDGANALIWTTTPWTLPSNLAIAVHPDVTYVHLRGQDGKRYLLAAERVSHYAREFGEEADGSLEVLSEHSGAALADLRYQPPFDFFLGHPNAHRVLNADYVTTDSGTGIVHLAPAFGEEDMDVATANGIEIVQPLDAGGRFTSMVPPYQGQMVFDANPVIIKDLKAAGKLLRHETIEHSYPHSWRSGQPLIYMAVPSWFVAVTKFRDRMLELNKEISWTPEHLRDGQFGKWLENARDWNISRNRFWGAPIPVWVSDDPQYPRVDVYGSLDALERDFGARPTDLHRPIIDDLVRPNPDDPTGKSMMRRVPEVLDCWFESGSMPYAQVHYPFENKEWFEGTATAAAHSPGDFIVEYNGQTKGWFYNLHVLSTALFDRPAFKSVVAHGIVLGDDGLKMSKSKGNYPDVNEVFDRDGSDAMRWFLMASPILRGGNLIVTERGIREGVGHTMRPLWNAWTFLQLYASTPGVWRTDSTNVLDRYILAKLAVTRDVMTTALESYDVAGACDELRSFADALTNWYVRRSRSRFWEEDRDAIDTLHTVLEVTTRLAAPLLPLLTEVIWRGLTGERSVHLTDWPTAQELPADPELVSAMDEVRTVCSTVLGQRKAQNLRVRLPLSELTVAAEDAERLRPFAELIADEVNVKKVDLTTDVAAHGRFELVVNARAAGPRLGKQVQTVIKAVKAGEWSEAADGTVTAAGIALLPEEYTQRLVAAEPESTAALPGNAGLVVLNSVVTEELEAEGWARDLIRDLQETRKSLGLDVSDRITVVLEVPDDRKVWAETHRDLIAGEILATTLTFGEAGADAAEIVGGVKAGVTKA from the coding sequence ATGTCCGGCGAGAACCCGACCCCCAACGCCTACCCCCGCGCCGACCTGGGCGCCTCCAGCGGGCAGGTGTCCTTCCCCGAGCTCGAGCGGCGCGTGCTGGACTACTGGGCCGCCGATGACACCTTCCGTGCCAGCATCGAGAACCGTTCCGATGCAGCGGAATTCGTCTTCTACGACGGTCCCCCCTTCGCCAATGGGTTGCCGCATTACGGCCACTTGTTGACCGGATATGTCAAGGATTTGATCCCGCGTTTTCAGACGATGCGCGGGAAGAAGGTCGAACGGCGCTTCGGCTGGGACACTCATGGACTGCCCGCGGAAATCGAAGCGGAGAAGCAGCTCGGTATCACGGACAAATCACAGATCGATGCCATGGGTCTCGCGGAATTCAATGCCGCGTGCAAATCTTCGGTACTGCGCTACACGAACGAGTGGCGTAACTATGTGACGCGACAGGCGCGTTGGGTCGACTTCGACAACGACTACAAAACCCTCGACCTGGACTTCATGGAATCGGTCATGTGGGCGTTCAAGTCGCTCTATGACAAGGGCCTGATCTATCAGGGATTCCGGGTGCTCCCGTACAGCTGGTACGAGCAGACGCCGCTGTCGAATCAGGAGGCGCGCCTCGATGATTCGTATCGCATGCGCCAGGATCCGGCCGTCACCGTCGACATGCTGCTGTCGGTGCCGGAAGACCATCCGCTGCATCAACTCGACGGCGCGAACGCGCTGATCTGGACCACCACGCCGTGGACGCTGCCGTCCAACCTCGCCATCGCGGTGCATCCCGATGTCACCTACGTACATCTGCGCGGGCAGGACGGTAAGCGATACCTGCTTGCCGCCGAACGTGTTTCGCATTACGCCCGGGAGTTCGGCGAGGAGGCTGACGGTTCTCTGGAAGTACTGTCGGAGCACTCGGGCGCGGCCCTGGCCGACCTGCGCTACCAGCCCCCGTTCGACTTCTTCCTCGGCCATCCGAACGCGCATCGCGTGCTCAACGCCGACTATGTCACCACCGACTCCGGTACCGGCATCGTCCATCTCGCACCGGCTTTCGGTGAGGAGGATATGGATGTCGCCACCGCCAACGGCATCGAGATCGTGCAGCCGCTCGACGCCGGCGGCCGGTTCACCTCCATGGTGCCGCCGTACCAGGGCCAGATGGTCTTCGACGCCAACCCGGTCATCATCAAGGACCTCAAGGCCGCCGGAAAACTGTTGCGGCACGAGACGATCGAGCACTCCTACCCGCACAGCTGGCGTTCGGGTCAGCCGCTGATCTACATGGCGGTGCCGTCCTGGTTCGTGGCGGTCACCAAGTTCCGCGATCGCATGCTCGAGCTGAACAAGGAGATCAGCTGGACCCCCGAGCATCTGCGGGACGGTCAGTTCGGTAAGTGGCTGGAGAACGCACGCGACTGGAACATCAGCCGAAATCGCTTCTGGGGCGCGCCGATCCCGGTCTGGGTATCGGATGACCCGCAGTACCCGCGCGTGGATGTGTACGGCTCGCTCGATGCGCTCGAGCGTGACTTCGGCGCGCGCCCGACCGATCTGCACCGGCCGATCATCGACGATCTGGTACGCCCGAATCCCGATGACCCGACCGGGAAGTCGATGATGCGGCGGGTGCCCGAGGTGCTCGACTGCTGGTTCGAGTCCGGCTCCATGCCGTACGCGCAGGTGCACTACCCGTTCGAGAACAAGGAGTGGTTCGAGGGCACCGCCACCGCGGCCGCCCACAGCCCCGGCGATTTCATCGTCGAGTACAACGGTCAGACCAAGGGCTGGTTCTACAACCTGCACGTGCTCTCGACCGCGCTCTTCGATCGACCGGCGTTCAAATCGGTTGTGGCGCACGGCATCGTGCTGGGCGATGACGGCCTCAAGATGTCCAAGTCCAAGGGCAACTACCCGGACGTCAACGAGGTCTTCGATCGTGACGGCTCCGATGCCATGCGCTGGTTCCTGATGGCTTCGCCGATCCTGCGCGGCGGCAATCTCATCGTCACCGAGCGCGGTATCCGCGAGGGCGTCGGGCACACCATGCGCCCGCTGTGGAACGCGTGGACCTTCCTGCAGCTGTACGCCTCGACACCCGGTGTGTGGCGCACGGATTCGACCAATGTGCTGGATCGCTACATCCTGGCCAAGCTGGCCGTGACGCGCGATGTCATGACCACGGCGCTGGAGAGCTACGACGTCGCGGGGGCCTGTGACGAGCTGCGCTCGTTCGCCGACGCGCTCACCAATTGGTATGTGCGCCGGTCGCGTTCGCGCTTCTGGGAAGAGGATCGCGATGCCATCGACACCCTGCACACCGTGCTGGAGGTGACCACGCGCCTGGCGGCTCCGCTGCTGCCGCTGCTCACCGAGGTGATCTGGCGTGGGCTGACCGGTGAGCGTTCGGTGCATCTGACCGATTGGCCGACCGCGCAGGAGCTGCCCGCCGATCCGGAGCTGGTCTCGGCCATGGATGAGGTGCGCACCGTCTGCTCCACCGTGCTGGGTCAGCGCAAGGCGCAGAATCTGCGTGTGCGCCTGCCGCTTTCGGAGCTCACCGTGGCCGCCGAGGATGCCGAACGGCTGCGTCCGTTCGCCGAGTTGATCGCCGATGAGGTGAACGTCAAGAAGGTCGACCTCACCACCGATGTGGCCGCGCACGGCCGCTTCGAACTCGTGGTGAACGCCCGTGCCGCCGGTCCGCGCCTGGGCAAGCAGGTGCAGACGGTCATCAAGGCGGTCAAGGCCGGGGAGTGGAGCGAGGCTGCCGACGGCACCGTCACCGCCGCCGGAATCGCGCTGCTGCCCGAGGAGTACACCCAGCGCCTGGTCGCCGCCGAACCCGAGTCCACCGCCGCCCTGCCCGGCAATGCCGGTCTGGTGGTGCTGAATTCGGTGGTCACCGAGGAGCTGGAGGCCGAGGGCTGGGCCCGCGACCTCATCCGCGATCTGCAGGAGACCCGCAAATCGCTGGGCCTGGACGTCTCGGACCGCATCACCGTGGTCCTCGAGGTCCCCGACGATCGCAAGGTCTGGGCGGAGACCCACCGCGATCTCATCGCCGGTGAAATCCTCGCCACCACCCTGACTTTCGGGGAGGCGGGCGCGGACGCCGCCGAGATCGTCGGCGGCGTGAAGGCCGGGGTCACCAAGGCCTGA
- the wag31 gene encoding DivIVA-like cell division protein Wag31 has protein sequence MPLTPADVHNVAFSKPPIGKRGYNEDEVDAFLDLVEQELSRLIEENADLRQRVAELDAELADAKKNRGPVQAVKQAPVPEPPKAAPIAPPPPMPAPAPMPVKAEAPSADANLQAAKVLSLAQEMADRLTSDAKTEAEQLLANARANSERLVGDARTRSEAMIADARQKSEAMLSDAQNRSDSQLRQAKEKADALQADAERKHTEIMATITQQRSVLESRIEQLKTFEREYRVRLKSYLESQLEELENRGSAVPVDGGEFGEGASGNGALLKGGK, from the coding sequence ATGCCGCTGACCCCTGCCGATGTGCACAACGTCGCGTTCAGCAAACCACCGATCGGGAAGCGCGGCTACAACGAGGATGAAGTCGACGCCTTCCTCGACCTGGTCGAGCAGGAGCTCTCACGCCTCATCGAAGAAAACGCAGATCTTCGCCAGCGCGTTGCCGAATTGGACGCGGAACTGGCTGATGCCAAGAAGAATCGCGGTCCGGTTCAGGCTGTGAAGCAGGCTCCCGTGCCGGAGCCGCCGAAGGCCGCTCCGATCGCCCCGCCGCCGCCCATGCCCGCCCCGGCCCCCATGCCGGTCAAGGCCGAGGCCCCCAGCGCGGACGCGAATCTACAGGCGGCCAAGGTGCTTTCGCTGGCACAGGAGATGGCAGACCGCCTCACCTCCGATGCCAAGACCGAGGCCGAGCAGCTACTGGCCAATGCCAGAGCCAACTCCGAGCGCCTGGTCGGCGATGCCCGCACCCGCTCCGAGGCGATGATCGCCGATGCTCGTCAGAAGTCCGAGGCCATGCTGTCGGACGCGCAGAACCGCAGCGATTCCCAGCTCCGCCAGGCCAAGGAGAAGGCGGACGCCCTGCAGGCCGATGCCGAGCGCAAGCACACCGAGATCATGGCCACCATCACCCAGCAGCGCAGCGTGCTGGAGAGCCGGATCGAGCAGCTCAAGACGTTCGAGCGCGAGTACCGCGTGCGCCTGAAGTCCTACCTGGAATCGCAGCTGGAAGAGCTGGAGAACCGCGGCTCCGCGGTCCCGGTCGACGGCGGCGAGTTCGGCGAGGGCGCCTCGGGCAACGGCGCACTCCTCAAGGGCGGCAAGTAG
- a CDS encoding YggT family protein — protein MALFQVLNLLLFLFWLLLISRVIVEFIRSFARDWRPTGFVVIILEAIFTITDPPVKLLRRLIPPVNLGGIRLDLSIMVLLFIVFILMTITGQQGQALAQV, from the coding sequence GTGGCCTTGTTCCAGGTGTTGAACCTACTGCTGTTCCTCTTCTGGCTGCTGCTCATCAGCCGAGTCATCGTCGAGTTCATTCGCAGCTTCGCGCGGGACTGGCGGCCCACCGGGTTCGTCGTGATCATCCTCGAAGCGATCTTCACGATCACGGACCCGCCGGTGAAACTCCTGAGGCGTTTGATACCCCCAGTGAATCTTGGGGGAATTAGGCTCGATCTGTCGATAATGGTCCTGCTTTTCATCGTCTTCATCTTGATGACGATCACGGGCCAGCAGGGGCAGGCGTTAGCCCAGGTGTGA
- a CDS encoding cell division protein SepF gives MSTLHKFKAYFGMVPLEDYEDDYVEDRGPRPAVDERAPRRPRSYAERDYDRYEHERYDDEPGYAEPPPYKAPYKPAYSASRRDDYVDEYPDDRDRYDAPRRPTRIDTAPSTRTRSMGGGGASMVRGTTRGALAVDPEAERRMEELRMEERRLEQQPPRRSAIFEDGGPLSKITTLRPRTYAEAAIIGERFRDGTPVIMDLVEMSNSDARRLVDFAAGLAFALRGSFDKVATKVFLLSPADVDVSAEERRKLAENGYYNQK, from the coding sequence ATGAGCACGCTGCACAAGTTCAAGGCGTACTTCGGCATGGTTCCGCTCGAGGACTACGAAGACGACTACGTCGAGGATCGCGGGCCGCGCCCCGCCGTCGACGAACGTGCCCCGCGCCGGCCCCGGTCCTACGCCGAGCGTGATTACGACCGGTACGAACACGAGCGCTACGACGACGAGCCCGGGTACGCCGAGCCGCCGCCCTACAAGGCGCCGTACAAGCCCGCGTACAGCGCCTCGCGCCGGGACGACTACGTCGATGAATACCCGGACGACCGCGACCGCTACGACGCGCCGCGTCGCCCCACCCGTATCGATACCGCACCGTCCACCCGTACCCGCTCCATGGGCGGCGGTGGCGCATCGATGGTGCGCGGCACCACCCGCGGCGCGCTCGCGGTGGACCCGGAGGCCGAGCGGCGCATGGAAGAGTTGCGGATGGAGGAGCGCCGGCTGGAACAGCAGCCGCCGCGCCGGTCCGCGATCTTCGAGGACGGAGGCCCCTTGTCCAAGATCACCACGCTGCGCCCGCGCACCTACGCCGAAGCCGCCATCATCGGTGAGCGCTTCCGGGACGGCACCCCGGTGATCATGGACCTGGTCGAGATGAGCAATAGCGACGCCCGCCGGCTTGTGGACTTCGCCGCAGGTTTGGCCTTCGCGCTGCGTGGTTCGTTCGACAAGGTCGCCACCAAGGTCTTCCTGCTCTCGCCCGCCGACGTGGATGTCTCCGCGGAGGAGCGCCGCAAACTCGCCGAAAACGGCTACTACAACCAGAAGTAA
- a CDS encoding YggS family pyridoxal phosphate-dependent enzyme: protein MTENLGAATGSGVSAAAAHEASITSGPDRVAQLSTALTALTERIDAACAAAGRDSSSVRLLPVTKFHPASDIEILYGLGLREFGESREQEASDKVAQLRHLSHVRWEFIGRLQRNKAKAVARWADTVYSVDSDRLVSALESGVRAALDAGERSAPLRVLLQVSLDADPARGGVSDTAMLDLADQLEKSANLQLAGLMAIPPLDADPDAAFERLARMHGSLLAEHPQASELSAGMSSDLEAAIRHGSTCVRVGTALMGARPITSA, encoded by the coding sequence ATGACCGAAAACCTGGGCGCGGCAACCGGTTCCGGAGTGTCGGCGGCCGCCGCCCACGAGGCGAGCATCACTTCCGGGCCCGATCGCGTCGCGCAGTTGTCGACGGCGCTGACGGCCCTGACCGAGCGCATCGACGCAGCGTGTGCGGCTGCCGGGCGTGATTCGAGCAGTGTGCGGCTGCTTCCGGTGACCAAGTTCCACCCCGCCTCGGATATCGAGATCCTCTATGGCTTGGGGCTGCGCGAGTTCGGCGAATCGCGCGAACAGGAGGCTTCGGACAAAGTGGCGCAACTGCGCCATCTGTCGCATGTGCGCTGGGAGTTCATCGGCAGGCTGCAGCGGAATAAGGCGAAAGCCGTTGCACGCTGGGCCGATACGGTCTATTCGGTCGATAGCGACCGCTTGGTCTCCGCCCTGGAATCGGGTGTCCGCGCGGCCCTGGACGCGGGGGAGCGGAGCGCCCCGCTGCGTGTACTACTGCAAGTGAGCCTTGACGCGGACCCTGCCCGCGGCGGTGTCTCGGACACTGCCATGCTCGACCTCGCCGACCAGCTCGAAAAATCGGCGAACCTGCAGCTCGCGGGCCTGATGGCGATCCCGCCACTGGACGCCGACCCGGACGCCGCATTCGAGCGACTCGCCCGTATGCACGGCTCACTTTTGGCGGAACATCCCCAGGCCAGCGAGCTGTCCGCGGGTATGTCAAGTGATTTGGAGGCGGCAATCCGCCACGGATCCACCTGCGTGCGTGTCGGTACCGCTTTGATGGGCGCTCGACCGATAACCTCGGCGTAG
- the pgeF gene encoding peptidoglycan editing factor PgeF, whose protein sequence is MTSVGTTYRTRRVVTARAGGFSQPPYDSFNLGDHVGDDPEAVRRNRVRLAESLGLTPERLVWMEQIHSRNVTVVDGPQTEAVPATDALVTTQRDLALVTLSADCVPVLLSDDEAGVIAAVHAGRIGARIGIVPKAIEAMLELGAKVERIGAFLGPAASGRQYEVPAAMRADVEQHLPGSATTTVRGTPGLDLRAGIRRQLETVGVSAVAVDPRCTIEDKALFSHRRGAPTGRLAGVIWMSSEGIAE, encoded by the coding sequence ATGACTTCTGTGGGAACCACGTATCGGACCAGACGAGTTGTCACCGCGCGTGCCGGCGGCTTCTCACAGCCGCCCTATGACTCGTTCAACCTGGGCGATCACGTCGGTGACGATCCGGAAGCGGTGCGGCGCAATCGGGTTCGGCTGGCCGAGAGCCTGGGGCTGACTCCGGAGCGACTGGTCTGGATGGAGCAGATCCACAGTCGTAACGTGACGGTCGTGGACGGGCCGCAGACCGAGGCGGTACCCGCCACCGATGCGCTGGTTACCACCCAGCGCGATCTGGCCCTGGTGACCCTGAGCGCGGATTGTGTGCCGGTGCTGCTCTCCGACGATGAGGCCGGGGTGATCGCCGCGGTGCACGCGGGCCGGATCGGGGCGCGCATCGGCATCGTGCCCAAGGCGATCGAGGCCATGCTCGAACTCGGCGCGAAGGTGGAGCGGATCGGCGCGTTCCTGGGACCGGCGGCCAGCGGCCGGCAGTACGAGGTGCCCGCCGCCATGCGCGCCGATGTCGAACAGCATCTGCCCGGGAGTGCGACCACCACCGTGCGGGGTACTCCCGGATTGGATCTGCGCGCGGGCATCCGCCGCCAGCTCGAAACGGTGGGCGTGAGCGCCGTGGCGGTCGACCCGCGCTGCACCATCGAGGACAAAGCGCTGTTCAGTCACCGGCGCGGCGCGCCGACCGGCAGACTCGCCGGTGTGATTTGGATGTCATCGGAGGGAATCGCAGAATGA
- the ftsZ gene encoding cell division protein FtsZ, with translation MTPPHNYLAVIKVVGIGGGGVNAVNRMIEQGLKGVEFIAVNTDAQALLMSDADVKLDVGRELTRGLGAGADPEVGRKAAEDHKDEIEEVLKGADMVFVTAGEGGGTGTGGAPVVASIARKLGALTIGVVTRPFSFEGKRRSNQAEAGIQALRESCDTLIVIPNDRLLQLGDAAVSLMDAFRSADEVLLNGVQGITDLITTPGLINVDFADVKSVMSGAGSALMGIGSARGEGRSVKAAEAAINSPLLEASMDGAHGVLLSIAGGSDLGLFEINEAASLVQEAAHIEANIIFGTVIDDSLGDEVRVTVIAAGFDGSGPARRIEPAVGRTATSSFGTARATAGEVARTPEYTARTPEPAPVRQEPAPAPVAQTPPPQSSGRGPAPSYESPRPAVDPTVAHNNRTHIQPPDADDDDVDVPSFMRR, from the coding sequence ATGACGCCCCCGCACAACTACCTTGCAGTGATCAAGGTCGTCGGAATCGGCGGCGGCGGCGTGAATGCCGTCAACCGGATGATCGAACAGGGACTCAAGGGAGTCGAGTTCATCGCGGTCAACACCGACGCGCAGGCGCTGCTGATGAGTGATGCGGACGTCAAGCTCGATGTCGGCCGTGAACTCACCCGCGGCCTCGGCGCGGGTGCCGATCCCGAGGTGGGCCGCAAGGCCGCCGAGGACCACAAGGACGAGATCGAAGAGGTGCTCAAGGGCGCCGACATGGTCTTCGTCACCGCCGGTGAGGGCGGTGGCACCGGTACCGGTGGCGCACCCGTCGTGGCCAGCATCGCCCGTAAGCTCGGCGCGCTCACCATCGGTGTGGTGACCCGGCCCTTCTCGTTCGAGGGCAAGCGCCGCAGCAATCAGGCCGAGGCCGGTATCCAGGCGCTGCGCGAATCCTGCGACACCCTCATCGTGATCCCCAACGACCGGCTGCTGCAGCTGGGCGATGCGGCCGTCTCGCTGATGGACGCCTTCCGCTCCGCGGATGAGGTGCTGCTCAACGGTGTTCAGGGCATAACGGATCTGATCACCACCCCGGGTCTGATCAATGTCGACTTCGCGGACGTCAAGTCCGTCATGTCCGGTGCGGGCAGTGCCCTCATGGGTATCGGCTCGGCCCGCGGTGAGGGCCGTTCGGTGAAGGCCGCCGAGGCGGCGATCAATTCGCCACTGCTGGAAGCCTCCATGGATGGCGCGCACGGCGTCCTGCTCTCGATCGCGGGCGGTTCGGATCTCGGCCTCTTCGAGATCAACGAGGCAGCCTCGCTGGTGCAGGAAGCGGCCCATATCGAAGCCAACATCATCTTCGGTACCGTCATCGACGACTCCCTGGGCGACGAAGTCCGAGTGACGGTGATCGCGGCGGGTTTTGACGGAAGCGGCCCGGCACGACGCATCGAACCCGCGGTAGGCCGCACCGCCACAAGCTCTTTCGGAACCGCCCGGGCGACCGCCGGCGAAGTTGCCCGCACTCCCGAGTACACCGCCCGCACCCCCGAACCGGCTCCCGTTCGGCAGGAGCCCGCCCCGGCCCCGGTCGCGCAGACCCCGCCGCCGCAGTCGAGCGGTCGCGGTCCGGCGCCCTCCTACGAATCACCCCGTCCCGCGGTCGATCCGACGGTGGCGCACAACAACCGCACGCATATCCAGCCCCCGGACGCCGACGACGATGACGTGGACGTCCCCTCCTTCATGCGCCGCTGA
- a CDS encoding cell division protein FtsQ/DivIB: MSPGGGADERTGESRDRVDEPAAEQDSAARAARRARLHRGRAHDADRLRNAWRSPRVRIGVAVGCVVLLAIGLTAYFTPVLSVRTVRVDGLSAVPEDQVLDALQVPDGLSMMRIDTTAMAQRVAQLPKVRSVRVQREFPSTVQVTVVERTPVLYFDAPDGPHLVDCDSVEFAIEQPPGTAPKLVTDNPGGNDPATRAAVAVMAVVPPSLGVGQVVARSVSDIALELRDGRTVLWGGTGDSQKKAAVVGPLLTQPGNVFDVSSPNLVTVK, encoded by the coding sequence ATGAGCCCGGGTGGGGGAGCGGACGAGAGGACCGGTGAGTCGCGGGACCGGGTGGACGAGCCTGCGGCGGAGCAGGATTCGGCCGCCAGGGCCGCCCGCCGCGCCCGACTACATCGGGGCCGGGCGCACGATGCGGACCGGCTGCGCAATGCCTGGCGCTCACCGCGGGTGCGGATCGGCGTGGCCGTGGGCTGCGTCGTCCTGCTCGCGATCGGTCTGACGGCCTATTTCACCCCGGTGCTGTCGGTGCGCACCGTGCGCGTCGACGGCCTGTCCGCGGTGCCGGAAGATCAAGTCCTGGACGCACTCCAGGTCCCGGACGGACTCTCCATGATGCGGATAGACACCACCGCCATGGCCCAACGTGTGGCACAGTTACCCAAGGTCCGCAGCGTGCGGGTGCAGCGTGAGTTCCCGTCCACCGTGCAGGTGACGGTGGTCGAACGCACCCCCGTGCTCTACTTCGACGCCCCGGACGGACCGCACCTGGTCGATTGCGACAGCGTGGAATTCGCGATCGAACAGCCTCCGGGCACCGCCCCCAAACTCGTCACCGACAATCCCGGCGGCAATGATCCGGCCACCCGCGCGGCCGTCGCGGTGATGGCCGTCGTCCCGCCGAGCCTCGGCGTGGGACAGGTTGTGGCCAGATCGGTTTCGGATATTGCTCTCGAGTTGCGAGATGGGCGTACCGTGCTGTGGGGTGGGACGGGTGATTCACAGAAGAAGGCGGCGGTGGTCGGACCTCTACTGACCCAGCCCGGCAACGTGTTCGACGTTTCGAGTCCGAATCTGGTCACGGTAAAGTGA